GTTTTTGGCTATCAGATGCGTTTCGATCTGTCGGAGGGCTTTCCGCTGGTTACCACCAAAAAGCTGCACCTGCGCTCGATTATTTATGAGCTGCTGTGGTTTCTGCGCGGCGACACCAACATCCGCTACCTCAACGATAACCGCGTGACAATTTGGGATGAATGGGCCGACGCGAATGGCGACTTGGGTCACATTTACGGTTACCAGTGGCGAAGCTGGCCTACGCCCGACGGCGCTTCGATCGATCAGATTGCTGGCGTCATCGAATCCATTAAAACCAATCCCAAGTCGCGCCGCCATTTGGTAAGTGCATGGAATGTTGGCGACCTGAACAATATGGCGCTGCCGCCCTGCCACATCCTGTTTCAGTTTTATGTGGCCAACGGAGCGCTTTCGTGCCAGATGTATCAACGGAGCGCCGATGTATTTCTGGGCGTGCCTTTCAACATCGCATCTTACGCACTGCTGCTAACGATGATGGCGCAGGTAACCGGACTCAAACCCGGCACTTTTGTTCACACCTTCGGCGACGCGCATATTTATCTCAACCACATCGATCAGGCAAAGCTGCAACTGACGCGCACGCCACATCCGCTGCCGAAATTAGAACTCAACCAAAACATCACCAGTATTTTCGATTTCAATTATGAAGATATTCATTTGAAAGATTACACGGCACACCCGCACATTAAAGCTGATATTTCGGTATAGTCTGGGAAGGACAAATTATAAATTCCAATTTCCAA
This window of the Bacteroidales bacterium genome carries:
- a CDS encoding thymidylate synthase, which gives rise to MKQYLDLLDHILTNGTRKDDRTGTGTLSVFGYQMRFDLSEGFPLVTTKKLHLRSIIYELLWFLRGDTNIRYLNDNRVTIWDEWADANGDLGHIYGYQWRSWPTPDGASIDQIAGVIESIKTNPKSRRHLVSAWNVGDLNNMALPPCHILFQFYVANGALSCQMYQRSADVFLGVPFNIASYALLLTMMAQVTGLKPGTFVHTFGDAHIYLNHIDQAKLQLTRTPHPLPKLELNQNITSIFDFNYEDIHLKDYTAHPHIKADISV